The genomic stretch TGGTGGCCGCGAGGATGACCGCGAGCTCCGGTCGCGTCAGCCCGGCCCCCGCCGCCCGACGTTCCTCCATCGCCTCGGTGGTCGGGAGAGCTTCGACGTCGCGATCGAGCGTGCCGGTCGTTTCCAGGTGGACGATGAGCGCCTCGTACGCCTCGATCCGTGACGGGCTGACCGCTGCCTCGTACGACAGCAGCCATGTCTGCAGCTCGACGTCGCGCAGACACGCGGCCACGACCTCTTCGACGACCGCCTCGAGGACAGCGTCGCGGTCCGCGGAGGTGATGTCGCCGCCTGCCGGTACCAGGCGCAGCAGGATCTTGAGGTTGACCTCGTGGTCGGACAGGTCCACGCCGGCCGAGTTGTCGATGAAGTCGGTGTTGAGCCGCCCACCGCGGCGCGCGTACTCGATCCGCGCCGGTTGGGTGACGGCCAGGTTGGCGCCTTCCGCAACCACACGGGCCCGGAGCCGGCGGGCGTCGACGCGGATCTCGTCGTTCGCGCGGTCACCGATGTCGCTGTTCGACTCGTGCGAGGCTTTGACGAACGTGCCGATCCCGCCTGCGAACAGCAGGTCGACGGGCGCCTCGAGGATCGCACGGACGACGGCCGGCGGCGGGAGGCGGCCAGCGTCCACGCGGAGCAGCTCCTGCAGCCGCGGCGACAGCGGGATCCACTTCTCGTCGCGCGACCACACGCCTCCGCCGACGCTGATGGCATCTCGGTCGTAGTCCTGCCAGCTCAGACGCGGGTCACCGAAGAGACGCTGGCGTTCGGTGAACGCGCGTTGTGGGTCGGGGTCGGGATCGAGGAAGATGTCGCGGTGGTCGAAGGCGGCGATCAGCCGGATCGGAGACGACTGGAGCATCCCGTTGCCGAACACGTCGCCCGACATGTCCCCGATCCCGGCCACCGTGATCTGCTCGTGTTCGACGTCGATGCCGAGTTCGTGGAAGTGGCGCCGGATCGCGACCCACACTCCCCGCGCGGTGATGCCCAGCCGCTTGTGGTCGTAGCCCCGCGATCCTCCCGACGCGAAGGCGTCACCCAGCCAGAAGCCGTACTCGTCGGCGACGGCGTTCGCGATGTCCGAGAACGTGGCGGTGCCACGGTCTGCGGCGACCACGAGGTAGGCGTCGTCACCATCGCGGCGACGGACCCGGTCGGGCGCGACGACCTCGTCGCCGACCACGTTGTCGGTGACGTCCAGCAGCGCTCGGATGAACGTGCGGTACTGCCGTTCGACCTCCGCGGCCAACGCCTGGCGGTCGGCGGGTGGCCGCTTCAACACGAAACCGCCCTTGGCCCCCGTCGGAACGATCACGGCGTTCTTGAGGACCTGCGCCCGCATGAGCCCCAGGACCTCCGTGCGGACGTCGTCGCGACGATCGCTCCAGCGGACCCCGCCACGTGCGACCGGCCCGCCCCGCAGGTGGATGCCCTCCACGGACGGGGCGTACACGAAGATCTCGCAGTGCGGGACGGGCTTGGGTGCCTGCGGGACCGCACCGCTGTCGAACTTCAACGCCAGCCGTCCGCTGACGCCGTGGCGGTAACGGTTCGTGCGGAGCGTGGCGTCGACGAGGGCGAGGAAGGCCCGCAGGATCCGGTCATGGTCGAGGCGCTGCACCTGCTCGAGCGCTGCGACGACGCGATCACGGGCTGCGTCGACGTCGTCGGGTGAAGCGAGACGGTCGGGATCGAAGCGCGCGTCGAAGTACGCGACCAGCGCCCGCGAGACGGCCGGATGCTCGACCAGCGCGTCGTTGATGTAGTCGGCGGTGTACACGGTGCCCACCTGCCGCCGGTAACGGCGGTACGCACGCAGCACAGCCAGGTCCTCCCACGCGATCCCGGCACGAACGACGAGCCGGTTCAGCGAATCCACTTCGAGACGACCACCCCAAGCAGCCAGCACGGCCGACGCCAGGCGCGAACCGTCGGCGTCGTCGTCGACCGACGCGCCGACGTGGCGCACCCCGTAGTCGTGGATGTGCAACTCGATGCCGTCCCCCGTCAGGCGGAACGGCAGCTCCTCGGTGACCGTGAGACCGAGGCTCTCCAGGATCGGCAGGATCCGCGACAGCTCGATGCCGTGGCCGCGTTTGATCGCCTTCAGTCGGGTGAGCCGACTCCCGGCCAGGGGGTCGCCGTGGAGACGGACGTCCAGATCCTCGCCAGAGTGCACCAGTCGATCCAGGGCTGCGATGTCGTCGGCGGCGACCGGGTCGGGGGCGTTGTGCTCCTGGTACGTGGCCGGCAACCGCCGGCCGTACTCGCGTAGCAGCCGGCGGCCCTCCGGCTCGCCGTCCCGAGCGATCAGCACATCGCGCAGTTCATCGAGCCAGCTCCGGGCCAGTGATCGGATCTCCGCCTCGAGTTCGCGCAGCGGCACGTCGGGGATGTCACGCTGCGGCGTCCGCACCGAGAACCGTGCGACCGCTTGTGGTCGTTCGCCGAGCGACAGATGAACCTCCACTCCGCTCCCGCCGTAGCGGTCGATCAGCAGTCGCTCCACCTGTTCGCGGAAGCGGGCGTCGTAGCGGTCACGGGGGACCCCGATGATCATCGAGACCTCCCCGATGGCCGGATCCACGCGCCGACGCACCGTGATCTCGTGGCGCTCCTCCGCCCGGAGCAGTCCCAGCAGCGTGTCGTGCAGCTCGTCGGCGGTGAGCTCGAACAGCTCATCCTTGGGGATCGCCTGGAACAGCGCGGTCAGGGCCCGCTCGTCGTGGGAGTTCTCCGGGATGCCCTCCGCCTCGATGATCTGTGCCAGCTTCCGGCGGAGCACCGGGATGCTGGCGGACGGGACCGAGTGGGCTCTCCGCGCGAACAGACCGAGCGCCCGGAACTGGCCGACCCGACGCCCCGAGTCGTCGACGCGCTGCACCCAGATGTTGAGCATGCGGGCGCGTTCGCGCACCGTGCTGGTGCGGTGGCTGCGGGCGACGGTCAGGATGCGATCACTCACGTGCCGCTCGTGGAAGCGCTCGTCGGTCTCCGTCAACGGGACCGTGCGCGCGTACCGGGAGGCGTCGTCGTCAGCGAGGATCCCGAGCCCGGAGCCGGCCACTACCCGGACCCCCTCGGCGCCGTCGTCGCCGTGGACGATCTCGTACTCGCGGCTGCCGAGCAGGAGGAAGTTGTCGTCGAGGAGCCAGTCGAGGAAGGCGGCGACCTCGCCCGCTTCGTCAGCGAGCACGCCGCGCGCCGCCTGACCGCGGAGTTCGGTCGCGAGTCGTTCGACCCGTTCCCGCATCCGCGGGAAGTCCGTGGTGGCGTCGATGGCGTCGTGCAGCACGCGGCGGAGGGCCTCTCGCACCTCCCGCTGCTGGTCGGCGGTGAGACGCTCGTCGAGCTCGACGTGGATCAGCGCCTCACGCGACGGCGTGCCGCGAGCCGGGGAGACGGCAGTCAGCGCTCCCGACCGGTCGCGTTCCACGCCGAGGACCGGGTGGAGGGTGCGCACGACGTGGTGACCGAGGCGGTGCAGCTCCTCGGTGATCGTCGTCAGGAGGAAGGGCCGGTCCTCGGTGCAGACCTCGACGACGGTGCCCGGCAGGCTCGGCCCGTTGAGCCAGACCTGCGGGATGGTGGTGCGGATCGCGAGTTCGCCGGGGCGTCGGTCGGCCACGAACCGGAAGGTCTCGGCGATCTCCGAAGCCAGCGACGCGGGGTCGATCGTGTCGAGCGCCAGGTCCGTCGCGCGACGCAGCAGGAGCCGGGTGAAGTCACGGGCGAGTCCGACCCGGGCCGGGTCGACGTGCTCCTGGAGGTGCCGCAGCAGCGCCGCCGCCCCAGCGTCGCTCATCACCGACCCCCGTGCTGACGGTCAGCTGGCGACGCTACTGGACGGCGGGTGCGATCCGGCCGGAGTCCGGGCACGGCGACGGCCGCTGACGCGACGAAGGCTACAGTTGACACCGACCGCGGCAGCGCACGGTCCCGAGTTGCTAGGTGCCCGATGACCAGAACGGAAAGCTTCGACCGCGACCAGCTGGTCGCCTGCGGCCACGGTGAGCTCTTCGGGCCGGACGGCCCTCAGCTGCCGATCCAGGGCATGCTGATGTTCGACCGGATCACCCACATCTCGGATGCGGGCGGCAAGTACGACAACGGTGCCGTGGTAGCCGAGCTGGACGTGCACCCGGATCTGTGGTTCTTCGACGCCCACTTCGCCGGCGACCCGGTGATGCCGGGAAGCCTCGGTCTCGACGCGCTCTGGCAGCTCGTGGGTTTCTTCCTCGGCTGGACCGGGGAGAAAGGCCAGGGACGGGCGCTGGGTTGCGCGCAGGCGAAGTTCTTCGGCCAGGTGCTGCCCGACGCGAGCCTGGTCACCTACCGTCTCGACATCAAGCGGGTGGTCCGCCGCGCGCTGACCATGGGGATCGCGGACGGCTCGCTGCAGGTTGACGGCGATGAGATCTACACGGCCACCGACCTCAAGGTCGGCCTGTTCACTGACCCCCAGGAGTTCTGATCGCGCCGGGGCCGCGCGTCGGGATCGTGATGATCACCCACGGACGGGTCCACGAGCTGCTCGAGACGCTCGCTCGTCTGGTGTCGCTCCCGGAGTCGCCACCGGTCGTGGTGGTCGACAACGGCTCGAGCGACGGGACCGCCGCCGCGGTGCGGGGACGTTTCCCGGGGGTGACGCTGGTGTCCCTGGCCGAGAACCACGGCGCCACCGGGCGGAACATCGGCGTGCGACACCTGACGACACCGTACGTGGCCTTCGCCGACGACGATTCGTGGTGGGCGCCCGGCTCGCTCGAACGGGCCATCGGACTGATGGACGCCCACCCGCGGCTCGCGGTGGTCAACGGACGCATCATCGTCGAACCCGTAGGCGAGGTCGACGCGATCTCCGAGGAGATGGCGGCCAGCCCCCTCCCAGCGGACGAGGATGTGCCCGGAGCTCCCCTGCTGAGCTTCCTCGCCGGGGCGTCGGTGATCCGCCGTCGC from Actinomycetota bacterium encodes the following:
- a CDS encoding NAD-glutamate dehydrogenase; translation: MSDAGAAALLRHLQEHVDPARVGLARDFTRLLLRRATDLALDTIDPASLASEIAETFRFVADRRPGELAIRTTIPQVWLNGPSLPGTVVEVCTEDRPFLLTTITEELHRLGHHVVRTLHPVLGVERDRSGALTAVSPARGTPSREALIHVELDERLTADQQREVREALRRVLHDAIDATTDFPRMRERVERLATELRGQAARGVLADEAGEVAAFLDWLLDDNFLLLGSREYEIVHGDDGAEGVRVVAGSGLGILADDDASRYARTVPLTETDERFHERHVSDRILTVARSHRTSTVRERARMLNIWVQRVDDSGRRVGQFRALGLFARRAHSVPSASIPVLRRKLAQIIEAEGIPENSHDERALTALFQAIPKDELFELTADELHDTLLGLLRAEERHEITVRRRVDPAIGEVSMIIGVPRDRYDARFREQVERLLIDRYGGSGVEVHLSLGERPQAVARFSVRTPQRDIPDVPLRELEAEIRSLARSWLDELRDVLIARDGEPEGRRLLREYGRRLPATYQEHNAPDPVAADDIAALDRLVHSGEDLDVRLHGDPLAGSRLTRLKAIKRGHGIELSRILPILESLGLTVTEELPFRLTGDGIELHIHDYGVRHVGASVDDDADGSRLASAVLAAWGGRLEVDSLNRLVVRAGIAWEDLAVLRAYRRYRRQVGTVYTADYINDALVEHPAVSRALVAYFDARFDPDRLASPDDVDAARDRVVAALEQVQRLDHDRILRAFLALVDATLRTNRYRHGVSGRLALKFDSGAVPQAPKPVPHCEIFVYAPSVEGIHLRGGPVARGGVRWSDRRDDVRTEVLGLMRAQVLKNAVIVPTGAKGGFVLKRPPADRQALAAEVERQYRTFIRALLDVTDNVVGDEVVAPDRVRRRDGDDAYLVVAADRGTATFSDIANAVADEYGFWLGDAFASGGSRGYDHKRLGITARGVWVAIRRHFHELGIDVEHEQITVAGIGDMSGDVFGNGMLQSSPIRLIAAFDHRDIFLDPDPDPQRAFTERQRLFGDPRLSWQDYDRDAISVGGGVWSRDEKWIPLSPRLQELLRVDAGRLPPPAVVRAILEAPVDLLFAGGIGTFVKASHESNSDIGDRANDEIRVDARRLRARVVAEGANLAVTQPARIEYARRGGRLNTDFIDNSAGVDLSDHEVNLKILLRLVPAGGDITSADRDAVLEAVVEEVVAACLRDVELQTWLLSYEAAVSPSRIEAYEALIVHLETTGTLDRDVEALPTTEAMEERRAAGAGLTRPELAVILAATKRDLSAELVGSQLPDQPALNEVLAGYFPPLLAERFGGLLDRHRLRRELVATVMSNEVVNRMGMTFVHRLARELGAEHATVVAACWTARKIADAERYWDALEDVDRRIDPMLAIELKAGVDAMLETLTREYVRSAELTEVAAVIARDRPAFEALEATVTRAWERRSDPPDVARFVDRGLQADTARWLLAVNDLDIAPDVAGVARALGEPPADVAAVFLALREELGLDRLRRLLDRAVPRDRWGRWHVRGLRDDLRGLHRTAAHRALREHRGGPAYDAVRAFITDRQDAVARSARLIDQAVAEEGSVRLDAVAVAVRALREALQFPYRPA
- the fabA gene encoding bifunctional 3-hydroxydecanoyl-ACP dehydratase/trans-2-decenoyl-ACP isomerase; translation: MTRTESFDRDQLVACGHGELFGPDGPQLPIQGMLMFDRITHISDAGGKYDNGAVVAELDVHPDLWFFDAHFAGDPVMPGSLGLDALWQLVGFFLGWTGEKGQGRALGCAQAKFFGQVLPDASLVTYRLDIKRVVRRALTMGIADGSLQVDGDEIYTATDLKVGLFTDPQEF
- a CDS encoding glycosyltransferase; protein product: MITHGRVHELLETLARLVSLPESPPVVVVDNGSSDGTAAAVRGRFPGVTLVSLAENHGATGRNIGVRHLTTPYVAFADDDSWWAPGSLERAIGLMDAHPRLAVVNGRIIVEPVGEVDAISEEMAASPLPADEDVPGAPLLSFLAGASVIRRRAFLAAGGFAPRLFLDGEEELLGADLVSRGWRMRYVADVTVHHRASTSRDAHQRRRRGIRNTLWFTWLRRPAPAAMRRTLTLARQVPKDRVSLAAFADAVRGLPWIVRERERVPPHVERGLRALQEQQNASEARRYVS